CCAGGAACTTGAGTTTCCAGCCCCAGAGCCGGTGGGCGATACGGTGAAAAAAGAGGGCGTGGAACCCCGGATAGCTGAAAATAACATCCAGGGAACTCCGGCAGGCCGGGTCCCTCTCCTTGACCGTTCTGATATCCGCTCTGATCTTATCAAACATGGTTACAATTCCAGACTTGAGAGTTTGGTTGTTCGAAACTTAGCTTACCCAACGGATGTTGTCAACTATTGAAGCGCAGCAGGGTGGCTGAATCCTGGACAAAGAACAAAAAACGAAGATGAACCCGCACTTCTCACCAGCCTTCCGCTGCGGCGGCGGATACGGGTGAGAAATGTGGGTTAAGCTCCTTCTTCGTGCTTTGATCATCGAGCTTCGCGCCGGCTACTGGAGCGCCAATTCTCTTTTGAGCGCCTCCAGTTTCTTCGGGCCGATGCCGGGAACGGCGTCCAGCTGTTCCACGGATTCCAGGTATCCTCTGTTTTGGACGAATCGGTGGATCTTGCGGGCCAGAACCGGCCCGATGCCGCCGATCCTTTCCAGGTCCTCCGGTGCGCACTTTGAAAGCTCCATGGGGATGCGCCACACGTGCCTTTCCGACTGGCTCATGGGGCGGACACTCCAGCCGCCATCGGTTTTGAAAAGGACTCCGGCCCGGGGAAGGCAAAAACCGGACCCGAGCGTGTCCAGACGAAGTTTCAGTTGCCGGATCGCCCCGCCTGTGGTGGTCCCGGCGGGGAACGCCGCCAGAGCCCTGTCTTTCAGGGCGCTCGCGTCCAGAAGATATCCCTGGGACGGCCATTTTTCGGGGAATCGTGCGAGGTCAGGATAGATGGGCCTGTTGAAGTACAGCCATACCTGTCCGGCAATGAGGATGAAGAGAAACAGGAGAAGGGTTATGCGTGCCTGGCGCTTGTCAAAGTTCATGACTGGCAAGGTGCAAGTTTGTTGCCAGCCATAGGGCACAGGTCTGAGGACGTGAGGCGCAGTTGGAGTTCACAGCTCACTGCTGGTTGCTATGTGGCCTGGCAAGTCGATGTATCTTTATCTCAGTGGGAAGCAAACAGAAAAGTGCCGACATCAGGACTCATCCCCAACCGTTGCGGCATCTCCGTTGATCTTAACTTTGTAGCTTCTGAAAAAGCCCCGAGCGATCAGATCGTCAATTCGTTCATGCTTTTGGAGATAAATAGCGACCAATTTTTTCTTAGTTGTAACCGGGATTTCAATGATGTCCACGACGGACGGAAGTTGGCGAACGTTCTCCTTCTCATTGAATACGCTCCACAAAATGGCTTTATAAACGTATGTGGGAAAGGTTGCCATAAAGCTGCTGGGATCCGGATGGCCAATTAGAATATGAACACCTTGTTCCATCAGGTAACTTAAGGGGGCGATCCGTTTATGGCCAGGGCCATTGGCGGGAGCATAAAGACCGTTCTGGGCGATCCACCTGTCACTTAAACCCATCATATCTATGGTTCTGAGGTTCGAATAGTAAGGAACAGCTCCAGCAGCCACTATAGCAATTGTCACAGGTTCTCCAGGAGCATCCGGAAGAAGCTGCCCCAGAACTTTCCCCGTGGATATCCATGCCATTCCTTCATCTGACAAATGAAGTTGGAGTTGCTTTGTAGACTCGATCAAGGGGTTTTCAGGACTGGCCCGGTGGGTTAACTGGTGATGAACCGATCCTGCCAGCACAAGGATGAGAACCAATCCCCTTATTGTCAAAGACCGGGATATTATCCAGGTCGCCCACACCAGGATTACTATGAATAGCGGGAGAACGGGGACCATGAACCGGTATTCCATGAAATCGCCGCCCACCCTGATTATATAGGCCGTCCACATTAAGCAGATCCAGGAAAGAACCCATATGATTTGCGGCACTAATCGGGGCTTTCGAAAAATCGCCACAATTATTAAGAGGAGGAGTGGGTAAAAAAAATACGAAACCAGGAAGGTGTGAACGTAGGAAAGTCCGTAAGCGGAGACGAGCTCGGAAGGGAACTTTATGTAGAAGGTGTTGGGCAAAATAGAACCGTAATAATTATATTTCCAGGCCAGCCATGAGATCGATATCAGAAAGAGGGGGCTTATAAGAGCAATGAAACCAGTCCATCGTTTTTCCGTGCGATACCTGATCAGCAGCCAGGCAATCCAGGTCAGGAGTAGAGCGGCAATGAGAGCAGAATCCATTCGGGTTAGAAAGGCCGCGCCAACGACTAGTGACAGCAACAGGAGTTTGCTGTTTCGAAGATCCCGACGCGCGGAAACTTCCGCCGCCAGCCACACGGAGAAAAGAAGGAGGAAGGTCTGGAGCATGGTCTCCAACCCTCCCGTGGCAAAGGCCCTGAAAGTGTAAAGCCCTCCCAGGGCCAGAACTCCTGCCACACCTGCCCACGGCTCGCCTGTCACCAGGGTAACCAGTTGGTACTGAGCAGCCAAAGCCATGGTGAACAGAAGAATGCCCAGCACCATGCTGAACAAAACCGGGTCCGCGCCCAGCCTGATCGGGACTGACATGATCAGGACCCAAAGGAAGTTGGAATAACCTTCGACTGGCAATTCACCAGGGTTCCACACCAGACCGTGGCCGTGAACCAGGTTTGCCGCGTAGCGGAACGATATGAAAGCATCGTCCATGAAAAACCGCTGAGCCCAGGCTATGCCAACATAGAAAACCGTCAGCACCACTGCGGCAGCTCCCGCATGAGAACGATAATCGCCTGTCATGTTAATGCCTGTATCTGGAATGGGCATTTGGTCAGGCACTGGCAAACCCTCCTAATAATGTCTCATGCTTAGATCACCCCGAATTCACGCAGCGATTTAAGCGTCTGGTTGAGATGCCTGTGGGCCAGGACCTGGTCCGGGGGCGGGTCGGGTTTCGGATCCCTGATGGTCAGCTGGCCGATGCCGGTTGCCCCGTACTTCCTGCGTTCCTTAAGGTAGCTTTCAGGAAGTTCGTCGGGAACCTCCTGCCCGGTGAGGATCCCCCATGCCAGGGTCCAGGAACGGGCCACGGTGTCCATCTCGTAACCGCCCCCGCCGGAGACCATGATATCCCCGCTGTGGATCTCCAGGAGCCGCGCCAGGGCATGTTCCACCGACCTGGTCGTCAGCATGAGATGAGCGAGAGGGTCTCCCGTCATGGTGTCGACGCCAAGCTGAACGACCACCAGGTCCGGAGAGAAGGAACGAAGGAGGGGGGGCACGACCGCCTCGAACGCGTCGATGAAGGTGGGATCGGACGATCCGGGGGACAGGGGGACGTTGACGCTGTAGCCGTACCCCTTCCCCTCCCCCAGTTCCCTTTCGTAGCCGGTGCCGGGGAACAGATGGTCGGGGGTCTCGTGAATGGAAACGGTCAGGACCTGGTCCGACCCGTAAAACGCCTCCTGGACTCCGTCTCCGTGATGGGCGTCGATGTCCAGGTAAAGGGTTTTTCTACCCTTTTCCACCTGGTCGGCGATAGCCACGGCCAGGTCGTTCAGGTAGCAGAACCCGGCCGCCCTGGCGTGATGGGCATGATGGAAACCGCCCCCGGTGTGCATCGCTACGGAACAGTTACCCTCGGCGACCTCTGAAAGGGCCATGAGGCTCCCGCCGCACACCAGGAGGCTCCAGTCCCACACACCTGCGAAAATGGGGTTGTCCCCGAGACCAAGTCCCCATTTCAGGGCGCCGGGGAAATGTTCTCCCCCGTTGGCTGCCTCAAGGGCCTCGAGGTAACCTGCGGAATGGGTTCTCAGCAGGTGGTCCCGTGTGGCGGGAACCGGTTCGGCCTGCCTTACTGCCGGCCCGTCCAGAAAACCGCAGGCCTCCATGAGGTAATGGGTCAGGTAAAGGCGGGTCGGCCTCAGCGGATGGTGGGGTCCGTAGCTGAAGGTGCGGTACAATGGTGAATAAACAAGAAGTTGATCCATGACCGGACGGTTATTCGCAGGACGGACCAGCTTCGGAGACAGACGGCTCTTTAAGGTTTCTGGTCTGCTCCTCCGAATACTTGAACATGGGCAGCATGTATTCGGCCGCCAGGATGATCAGGAACGGGACGGCCATGATGAAGATGCCGACAAGGACCCCTTCTTTCTCGAACATCGCGGGATGGTACGATTCCCGAAGACCGGACAGCGATTTGGAGATCATCTGCCCGCCGATAACCACGTTCCACCTCATGGCAAAAACCTGGATAAGGAGCAGTGTGGCGGCGATGAAAGACAGGGTGTTGGCGACCCTGTCGCCCATGCTCTTCCTCAACAGTACGATAATCCCGAGGAGCATCAGGGGAATAAGCGCACCTACGACGATCTGCAGCCCCATGTAGGAGAAACTCAAGGGGCCGGAAAGCAGTTCGTGGACGATCTCCCACTCCTCGGCTTTCTCGTAGGCCATGGAGATCTCGGCC
This window of the bacterium genome carries:
- a CDS encoding acetoin utilization protein AcuC, coding for MDQLLVYSPLYRTFSYGPHHPLRPTRLYLTHYLMEACGFLDGPAVRQAEPVPATRDHLLRTHSAGYLEALEAANGGEHFPGALKWGLGLGDNPIFAGVWDWSLLVCGGSLMALSEVAEGNCSVAMHTGGGFHHAHHARAAGFCYLNDLAVAIADQVEKGRKTLYLDIDAHHGDGVQEAFYGSDQVLTVSIHETPDHLFPGTGYERELGEGKGYGYSVNVPLSPGSSDPTFIDAFEAVVPPLLRSFSPDLVVVQLGVDTMTGDPLAHLMLTTRSVEHALARLLEIHSGDIMVSGGGGYEMDTVARSWTLAWGILTGQEVPDELPESYLKERRKYGATGIGQLTIRDPKPDPPPDQVLAHRHLNQTLKSLREFGVI
- a CDS encoding helix-hairpin-helix domain-containing protein; protein product: MNFDKRQARITLLLFLFILIAGQVWLYFNRPIYPDLARFPEKWPSQGYLLDASALKDRALAAFPAGTTTGGAIRQLKLRLDTLGSGFCLPRAGVLFKTDGGWSVRPMSQSERHVWRIPMELSKCAPEDLERIGGIGPVLARKIHRFVQNRGYLESVEQLDAVPGIGPKKLEALKRELALQ